The Cloeon dipterum chromosome X, ieCloDipt1.1, whole genome shotgun sequence genome includes a window with the following:
- the LOC135946602 gene encoding CD209 antigen-like protein 2, with protein MAPNQALFLVVALMLHWCRYAGAENAALQSKNIQATDSAAIPDNSSATCEQKLATLQTELNCAREKVVDLQLLISVTQSFKEENSRLTGINQEYQLALCEQKLRACEMEKQLHNENCNLRIEQIFSNFTSRLTKKCVEEEEQDLHQRCSAIRKEPDGIVLEINTLSGCYFISLKKENWFTAVRACRSLGMQLATIETAEENYHLVKALGKVTIIDNFWLSATRLGAEDGAFYWSTTGQRLEFASWNKKEPNNAKGNESCVQFSDLKGNIGWNDEDCFVHSNYICELVSRT; from the exons ATGGCTCCAAATCAGGCTCTTTTCCTCGTCGTCGCACTTATGCTTCACTGGTGTCGTTATGCCGGCGCCGAGAATGCTGCGTTACAATCGAAAAACATTCAG gcTACCGACAGTGCAGCCATTCCAGATAACTCGAG TGCAACTTGCGAACAGAAATTGGCCACCTTGCAAACAGAACTGAACTGCGCACGAGAAAAGGTCGTGGATCTACAATTGCTGATTAGCGTGACGCAAAGTTTTAAGGAGGAAAACTCCAGGTTGACAGGAATTAACCAAGAATACCAACTCGCATTGTGCGAGCAAAAGTTACGAGCCTGCGAAATGGAGAAGCAGTTGCACAATGAGAACTGCAATTTGAG GATTGAACAAATCTTCAGCAACTTCACCTCAAGGCTGACGAAAAAATGCGTTGAGGAGGAAGAGCAggat CTGCACCAGCGGTGTTCAGCGATTAGGAAAG AGCCGGACGGAATCGTTTTAGAAATCAACACGCTTAGTGGTTGCTACTTCATCAGTTTAAAGAAG GAGAACTGGTTCACGGCTGTGCGGGCGTGCAGATCTCTGGGAATGCAGCTAGCCACTATCGAGACTGCCGAAGAAAATTACCATCTTGTCAAAGCACTAG GAAAGGTGACCATCATTGACAATTTCTGGCTTTCGGCAACTCGCCTTGGTGCTGAAGACGGAGCCTTTTATTGGTCGACGACTGGTCAGCGCCTTGAATTCGCTTCTTGGAACAAAAAGGAGCCGAACAATGCAAAGGGCAACGAGTCATGCGTTCAGTTTTCAGACCTCAAGGGCAATATTGGGTGGAATGATGAGGACTGCTTTGTCCATTCCAATTATATTTGCGAGCTAGTTAGCAGAACTTAA